The following is a genomic window from Trueperaceae bacterium.
GGGCGTAGGACAGGGCGTCCTTCACTTCGCGCCGCTCGTAGAAGCCGACGCCGCCCACGATCCGCGCCTCCAGTCCGGCGCGGCGCAGCGACTCCTCCAGCGCCCGCGACTGCGCGTTCGTGCGGTACAGCACCGCGAAGCGGTTCAGGTCCCCGCCGTCCTCGGCGAGGAGGCGTTCGACGCTGCGCGCGACGAACTCCGCCTCCGCGCGGTGGTCCGCCGCGCGGTACAGCGCCACCGGGACGCCCTCCGCCTTCACCGGCCGCAACGCCTTGGGGAGGCGCCCGGTGTTCGGTTCGATCAACGCGTTCGCGACCCGCAACACCGAGGGGATGCTGCGGTAGTTGTGCTCCAGGCGGAACGTCGCGGCGTCCTCGTAGTCGCGCTGGAAATCGAGGATGTTGCGGATGTCCGCCCCCCGGAAGGCGTAGATCCCCTGGTCGGGATCGCCGACCACCATGACGTTGCGGTACTTCTCCGCCAGTTGGTGGGTGAGGCGGTACTGCGCGGCGTTCGTGTCCTGGTACTCGTCGACGTGCACGAACACCGCCCGGTCCTGCACCTTGTCGAGGACGTCGGGATGGTGCGTGAACAGCTCCACGGTGCGCCCCAGGATGTCGTTGAAGTCCACCGCGTTCGCGCGTTGCAGTCGCGCCTGGTAGCGCTCGTAGACCTCGACGATCTGCTCGAGCTCGATCCCGCGGATCGCCGCGCCGTACGCCTCGACCCCCTCCTGCGCCAGCAGCGCGGGGCTCCACAGGTTCGACTTCGCGCGGTCGATGATCGCGCGCAACGTCCGCGGGTTGGCCTCCCCGAGCCCCGCCACCGTCTTCTGGATCTCCTTCAGCAGGTCCAACTGGTCGCCGTCGTCGTAGATCGCGAAGCCCGGGTCGAGCTGGATGGCGGCGCCGTACGCCCGCAACACCCGCAACGCCGCGGCGTGGAACGTCGACACCCACAGGTCCCGCGCGGGCGGCCCGACGAGCGCCTCGACGCGTTCGCGCAGCTCGCCCGCCGCCTTGTTCGTGAAGGTGACCGCCAGGATCTGTTGCGGGTAGACGTCGTGCGCCTCCATGAGGTGCGCGATGCGGTGGACGACCGTGCGGGTCTTGCCCGACCCCGCCCCCGCCAGCACCAGGGCGGGGCCCTGCGCGTGCGCCGCCGCGGCGCGCTGTTCGTCGTTGAGGCTCTCGAGCAGGTCCGCCATCGGCCCGGCAGTGTAGCCCGCCGCACCGGTAGGATGCGGCATGCCCGACGCCGTTGCCTTCCGGCCCGACGACCCGGCCTTCCTGCACGACCCCTACCCCACCTACCGCGCCCTGCGCGAACGCGACCCGCTGCACTTCCACGCCCCGTGGGGCGCGTGGGTCGTGACGCGCTACCGCGACGTCGACGCGCTGCTGCGCGACAAGCGCCTCGGGCGCGTGATGGACGGCGTGGAGAAGCGCCCCGCGAACCCCGAGCACGCCCCGTTCGACCGCATTCAGGCCGGCTCGCTGCTGGAGATCGAACCGCCCGACCACACCCGCATCAAGACCGCCGTGCACGAGGTGTTCACGCCCAAGCACGTGCGCGCCCTCGGGGAACGCATCGAGGGCCTCGCCGCGCGGCAGGCCGACGCCCTCGCCGCCCGCATCGACGCCGACGGCGACGCGGACCTGATCACGGTCTTCGCCGAACCGATCCCGGTCACCGTCATCGCGGAGTTGCTCGGCGTGCCGGAGGCCGACCGCACCCGGCTTCTGCCCTGGTCGAAGGGCATCATCCAGATGTTCGAGCCCGAACGCACGCCCGAGCAGGAGCGCGAGGCGGTCGACGCCGCCCGCGACTTCGCGGCGTACGTCCGCCACCTCGCGGCGGCCAAGGCGGAGGCGCCCGGCGACGACCTGATCAGCCGCATGGTGGGGGTCCGCGA
Proteins encoded in this region:
- a CDS encoding UvrD-helicase domain-containing protein encodes the protein MADLLESLNDEQRAAAAHAQGPALVLAGAGSGKTRTVVHRIAHLMEAHDVYPQQILAVTFTNKAAGELRERVEALVGPPARDLWVSTFHAAALRVLRAYGAAIQLDPGFAIYDDGDQLDLLKEIQKTVAGLGEANPRTLRAIIDRAKSNLWSPALLAQEGVEAYGAAIRGIELEQIVEVYERYQARLQRANAVDFNDILGRTVELFTHHPDVLDKVQDRAVFVHVDEYQDTNAAQYRLTHQLAEKYRNVMVVGDPDQGIYAFRGADIRNILDFQRDYEDAATFRLEHNYRSIPSVLRVANALIEPNTGRLPKALRPVKAEGVPVALYRAADHRAEAEFVARSVERLLAEDGGDLNRFAVLYRTNAQSRALEESLRRAGLEARIVGGVGFYERREVKDALSYARAALNPADDVSWRRILNRPKRGIGGTSEGKLAGFAARQGIAFSEAVRRHEEVLGGTAAEKKVAGFQALMRDLAEAAETLPAGQFVAHMLDASGMVAALRQEAGVEAQGRLENLGELASAVEEWEAQEGGTIQEFLDEAALMASVDDRAVAAVNDGDAPDDAVTLMTLHNAKGLEFPVVFLVGLEEGLLPHRGATTSLQEVEEERRLAYVGVTRAQERLFLVHCDTRMTFGRTEPARPSRFLEDVPRDDLEEIDAFGQPLAKPGRTPLRPKVTWGATQTKVETPGGEVRTYRGGEKVRHPKYGVGTIVGVSGEGPKAQLTVVFDGAGAKKLLAKFANLQDA
- a CDS encoding cytochrome P450 encodes the protein MPDAVAFRPDDPAFLHDPYPTYRALRERDPLHFHAPWGAWVVTRYRDVDALLRDKRLGRVMDGVEKRPANPEHAPFDRIQAGSLLEIEPPDHTRIKTAVHEVFTPKHVRALGERIEGLAARQADALAARIDADGDADLITVFAEPIPVTVIAELLGVPEADRTRLLPWSKGIIQMFEPERTPEQEREAVDAARDFAAYVRHLAAAKAEAPGDDLISRMVGVREDDPERLSEDEMVANAILFLNAGHEAVVNVLGNGVKALFEHPDARAALHDDRSLLPGAVEEMMRYDTPLQFFERFALEDLTFTGDDGVERRFEAGTKFALYYASANHDAAVFDAPERFDVRRHP